A window of Nomascus leucogenys isolate Asia chromosome 19, Asia_NLE_v1, whole genome shotgun sequence genomic DNA:
atcacaaggtcaggagattgagaccatcctggctaacacggtgaaaccccgtctctactaaaaaaatacaaaaaaattagccgggcatggtggcgggcgccggtagtctcagctactcaggaggctgaggcaggagaatggtctgaacccgggaggaggaggttgcagtgagctgagatcgcgccattgcactccagccggggcgacagggcaagactccgtctcaaaaaaaaaaaaaaagaaagtcagttgccgtagctcactcctgtaatcccagcactttgggaggctgaggcagggagatcacttgaggtcaggaattcgagcccagcctggccaacatggtgaaacctcgtttctactaaaaatacaaaaaattagctgggcgtggtggtgtgtgcttgtaatcccagctactcgggagggtgaggcaggagaattgcttgaacccgggaggcagaggttgcagtgagccgagatcgtgccactgcactccagcttgggtgacagagcgagactctgtttcaaaaaacaaacaaagccagaACAATGATGACACATGGCTGTAATTGCAGCTATTTGTTTTGGAGTCGGGGgcatcctttgagcccaggagtccaaggctgcagtgagctataattgcaccactgcactctagcctgggcaactgagtgagaccctgcctctaagaGTATATTAATCCAGAAAAGTACCATTAATCCAAaagtacaacaataaaaatgaataacaaagagttcatggctgggagtggtgggtcacgcctgtaatcccagcactctgggaggtcgaggtgggttgggatcacctgaggtcaggaattcgagatccgcctggccaacatggtgaaaccctgtctctactaaaaatacaaaaattagttgggtttggtggtgggcacctatactcccagctacttgggaggctgaggcaggagaatcactggaacccaggaggtggaggttgcagtaagccgagagcatgccattgcactccagtctgggcgacaagagcaaaaactgcctcaaaaaaaaaaaaaaagagttcatgaAAGTCTTCATTTTATACAAAAGCAGGTCAATTAGCTTAGCATAAGGGAGCCTTTAATATGTTTAGCGAATAAAcgaaggaaagacagagaaatgTTTGAGAgggcaaaataaagataaaaaatgtgaGAGAGTTGAGATAAAACATGGAGacaggaaaatgaaatgagagagaGCCAGAATAAGCAGAGTATGTGAGAATCTGAGAAGTATGAGGAGGTTGGAGGGTAGTAGGAAGATTGGGAGGAAACtgggcagggtgggtggggaaAGTGCAGTGTGCACCtaataagaggaaagaaagattaaTTGCTGATGCTGGGTTCCAAGGAGACTGGAGACAAGACGCAAAGGTAAACGAAAAGACAAggagtgggctgggtgcggtggctcacgcctgtaatcctgcactttaggaggtgggggtggggggattgcttgagttcaagtgttcaagaccagcctgagcaacatggtgaaaacccttctctaccaaaaatacaaaaactttagctgggcgtggtggtgtgcacccgcggtcccagctactggggacgctgaggcgggttgatcgcttgagcccaggaggcgaggctgcagtgagccaagattgcacctctgcactccagcctgggtaacacagaccCCCCCcctctcaaacaacaacaaaaaaagacaaggagTGAAATAGGAAGCTCCAAAGCAGGAAAGGCAGGAAGGGGAGATGACCAAAGATGAAGGAGGAAGGAGCAAAAGGCTGGAAGGAGTGCCCGGAGGAAGGAGGGAGCAATGCTTTGGGGAGAGACAGCAGGACTGCAGGGTGAGGGACCATGGACGACCACCTTAGAGAGCCAGATTATAAGGAAGACGGAACAGTGAGGGCGTGAGAGAGTGCACAGCAATTGGCAGTCCAAGCCCAGGCCCGGGAGGGAAAGAAAAACGGGCGagtgtgggggaggggtgggaaagGTGGAGGATAGGTCTGAAAGGGAGGGGAACGATGGGTGTGGCCAAGACTCTGACCTAGCCCTcaccctgctccccaccctcGGCCGGCTTTCGGTTCCACTGGTTTCTTCCTCCAGTTAGGAGCCTTGATGCCGGAGGGGATAGTGGTAGGTGGGGAGGTTGAGTGCAAAGGGTTCAGGCTGTAAGTCATGTTGGGTTGGAATGGGGGCACAGGAAGGTGGGGCTGTTGGGGAGCCACGCTAAGCCAGGTGTCTGTAGCAGAGCCAGAGAACCGGGACAGTGAAGCGGGTGCTGAAGGGGGCGACTCTCAGGGATCGGGCCAGGGTCCCCGAAGGTGGGATCGACCAGGGtaggagacaggaaaaaaaaaaaaggagagcagCGGATGGGGGCGAAAGCGGGGCCGGGGAGAGAGCACTTTGGACGGAACCCGGCGGGGAAAGGACGGCGCCGAGGCTGGTCAGGGGCGCCCCGCAGCGTCCCAGGCGCACCTgttgggaagaaaggaaggggcttCCCCCCGGTGTTCGAGGGAAATCCAGTCCGGAGGGGCTGACTCGGAGCTTGGGACTCCCGGGGAGCCACCGCCTCCTCCCCAGCGGCGGTCAAAACCGGGCAAGCGAAGGGGCGTGACCCTGGTGCTCAGGTTTCTTCCTCCTCACCTGGGCTAGGAGGGGTGGGGGCCACGACTTCCGGTTCAGGTGAGTGTCCCTTCGGTGACGTCAGGTCACCCTCGGCCGCCCCTCCGGTCCCGCCTCCCCCTCCCGCGCTCCCGGGGCCCGCGGGCCGCGCCCCCGACGCCCTACATATACTCAGGTGCGCCCCACCTGTCCGCCCGCACCTGCTGTCTCACCTCCGAGCCACCTCTGCTGCGCACCGCAGCCTCGGACCTACAGCCCAGGATACTTTGGGACTTGCCGGCGCCCAGAACCGCGCCCAGACGGCCCCTCCACCTTTTGTTTGGCTAGGGTCGCCGAGAGCGCCCGGAGGGAACCGCCTGGCCTTTGGGGACCGCTTTTGTCTGGAACCACCCTCCCGGCGCGATCCTATTCCCTCTGCCGCGAGGCCATCGCTTCACTGGAGGGGTCCATTTGTGTGTAGTTTGGTGACAAGATTTGCATTCACCTGGCCCAAACCCTTTTTGTCTCTTTGGGTGACCGGAAAACCACCTCAAGTTTTCTTTTGTGGGGCTGCCCCTCAAGCGTCGTTTGTTTTACTGTAGGGTCTCCCGCCCGGCGTCCCCAGTGTTTTCTGAGGGCGGAAATGGCCAATTCGGGCCTGCAGTTGCTGGGCTTCTCCATGGCCCTGCTGGGCTGGGTGGGTCTGGTGGCCTGCACCGCCATCCCGCAGTGGCAGATGAGCTCCTATGCGGGTGACAACATCATCACGGCCCAGGCCATGTACAAGGGGCTGTGGATGGACTGCGTCACGCAGAGCACGGGGATGATGAGCTGCAAAATGTACGACTCGGTGCTCGCCCTGTCCGGTAAGGCCGCGGGACAGACGGGGCGGACGCGCCCTGGACCGAGGTGGCGGGGTGGCGCGCGTGGGAGAGCCGAGGCCCCACGGCTGGGGGCCCTGGGTTGCTGGGGAGCTGCAGGGCGAGGAAGTGGTCGGCTGGGGGCGGCGGGGCTGGGCGGGAGCCGGCCGGGGTTCTGGCGGCTGCACGTGGGCGCGCACCTCGGCCGCCCACGGTCCTCTTCCGCCCCCAACCCAGCCTCATCCCTGGCTCGGAGCAGCGGTCTTAGTCCGGGGCcgtcccctcccccatccccggGCAGGCCATGGCCTCCGTCATCTCCCGCCCTTTTCTCAGACAGAAACGGCCCCGGGGCGCGGGGCACGGGGCGCGCCGAGGGCCGAAGGGCGGTGCGGCTGGTCAGAGTGGGCCGCCGCCTGCGGCCTCTAATCTTATCGGCCGATTAGCCGAAGCCACAAAGCCGGTGGCCTCGATAGCGGGCTCAGAGCAGGGACGTCGGCTGGCACGTGCGCCGCGCGGGGCTCGGGCCACCGTCTCGGCTTCTCTTCGCTGCCCCCTTTCACCCTTCCCCCTATCCAGGGCAGTTTCGCCGAAACCCCGGCGCCCCGGGCGGATCCTTGAGCGGAGAGGGCGGGGCGGGAGCAGGAAGGCCCCGCTGTCGGGAGGGGCGGGGACCTGCCCGCTGG
This region includes:
- the CLDN7 gene encoding claudin-7 isoform X2 codes for the protein MANSGLQLLGFSMALLGWVGLVACTAIPQWQMSSYAGDNIITAQAMYKGLWMDCVTQSTGMMSCKMYDSVLALSAALQATRALMVVSLVLGFLAMFVATMGMKCTRCGGDDKVKKARIAMGGGIIFIVAGMSLALPSLLAGQGLP